A DNA window from Camelina sativa cultivar DH55 chromosome 17, Cs, whole genome shotgun sequence contains the following coding sequences:
- the LOC104757310 gene encoding probable LRR receptor-like serine/threonine-protein kinase RFK1 has translation MYTEKKRNKKKDVNIFFAFSVFAMICFNFYSVNAIKLPQEEVDALEQIATTLGSRFWKFDAESCKVEMVGLTETPPPTAKQEIECECSPTNDTDCHIIRFAFKYHNLPGTLPQIVKLPYLQEIDLAYNYINGTLPREWAFSNLTFISLLANRLSGEIPKEFGNSSTLTYLDLEANAFSGTIPQELGNLVHLETLLLSSNKLTGHLPASLGRLKNMTDFRINDLKLSGTIPSYIQNWKELKRLEMIASGLTGPIPAVISGLSNLLNLRISDIGGPVQPFPSLKNVPGLAKLVLKDCNISGQIPVYLSYMKKLETLDLSFNRLVGGIPSFAHSEDLRFIILTGNMLEGDAPDELLRDGITIDLSYNNLKWQSPESRSCRPNMNLNLNLFQSTSTKKSSKFLPCIKDFKCPRYSSCLHVNCGGSDIYVKEKNTKELYEGDGGVEGGAAKYYLKPGANWGFSSTGDFMDDNNFQNTRFTMFVPASNLSDLYKTARVAPVTLTYFHACLENGIYTINLDFAEIRFTNDDTYDRLGRRLFDIYIQEKLVVKDFNIMDEAKGALKPVIKPFTANVTNHFLTIRLRWSGKGTTRIPTRGVYGPIISAISIVSDSKPCERPKTGMSLGAYIAIGIGAPCLIIFIVGILWWCGCLPCGQRRKDPNEEELPSGTFTLRQIKFATDDFNPTNKIGEGGFGPVFKGVLADGRVVAVKQLSSKSRQGNREFLNEIGAISCLQHPYLVKLHGFCVERAQLLLVYEYMENNSLSHALFSPKHEQIPLDWPTRYKICSGIAKGLAFLHEESPLKFVHRDIKATNILLDKDLTPKISDFGLARLDEEEKTHVSTKVAGTIGYMAPEYALWGYLSFKADVYSFGVLVLEIVAGITNSNFMAAGDSVCLLEWANECLESGHLMQVVDERLRPEVDKNEAETVIKVALVCTSASPTDRPIMSEVVAMLEGLYPVPETTPGTSRNSGDVRFKAFKDLRKEMENSSKTQRSVKSYPSSSSTSSGAGLEGNKEESRS, from the exons ATGTATACCGAGAAGAAGAggaataagaagaaggatgTTAATATCTTCTTtgcattttctgtttttgcaatGATTTGCTTCAATTTTTACAGTGTAAATGCTATCAAATTACCCCAAGAAGAAG TCGATGCTCTGGAGCAAATCGCTACCACATTGGGCTCGAGATTCTGGAAATTTGATGCTGAAAGTTGTAAGGTTGAAATGGTGGGGTTAACCGAAACTCCTCCTCCAACAGCTAAGCAAGAGATAGAATGTGAATGCAGTCCCACTAACGACACTGATTGTCATATTATCAGATT TGCATTCAAGTACCATAATCTTCCAGGAACTCTTCCTCAAATAGTCAAGCTTCCCTACCTTCAGGAGAT AGACTTGGCCTACAATTACATCAATGGGACCTTACCACGGGAATGGGCTTTTTCAAATTTAACTTTTAT ATCTCTTCTTGCGAACCGGCTGTCAGGGGAAATTCCGAAAGAGTTTGGAAACTCTTCGACACTAACATACTT GGATCTTGAGGCGAATGCGTTTTCTGGAACTATTCCTCAGGAGCTTGGGAACTTGGTCCACTTGGAAACACT GTTGCTTTCCTCCAACAAATTGACGGGACATTTGCCAGCTTCGCTAGGTAGACTAAAGAATATGACGGATTT CAGGATTAACGATCTCAAACTTAGCGGAACAATACCTAGTTACATACAGAATTGGAAGGAACTCAAGAGACT TGAAATGATTGCATCTGGTCTTACTGGTCCAATCCCAGCGGTCATCTCAGGTCTGAGCAATCTTCTTAATTT GAGGATCAGTGATATAGGTGGACCAGTCCAACCATTCCCTTCGTTAAAGAACGTACCAGGTTTAGCTAAACT GGTATTGAAGGACTGTAACATTTCTGGACAAATTCCTGTTTATCTCTCATATATGAAAAAGTTGGAGACACT GGACTTGAGTTTTAACAGGTTGGTTGGGGGAATTCCATCGTTTGCACATTCAGAAGACTTACGGTTTAT AATTTTGACTGGAAATATGCTTGAGGGAGATGCTCCAGATGAATTACTAAGGGATGGAATCACTAT AGATCTTTCATATAACAATCTCAAGTGGCAGAGTCCCGAGAGTCGTTCTTGTCGGCCAAACAT GAATTTGAATCTAAACTTGTTTCAGAGTACTTCCACGAAAAAATC GAGCAAATTTCTGCCGTGCATCAAAGATTTCAAATGTCCTCGAT ATTCTAGCTGCTTGCATGTGAACTGCGGTGGAAGCGATATATATGTGAAggagaaaaacacaaaagaattaTATGAAGGAGATGGAGGGGTTGAAGGTGGTGCTGCTAAGTATTATTTGAAACCTGGCGCTAATTGGGGATTTAGCAGTACAGGGGACTTTATGGACGACAATAATTTCCAAAATACAAGATTTACCATGTTTGTCCCAGCATCTAACCTGTCTGATCTATACAAAACAGCAAGAGTAGCTCCAGTAACTCTTACTTACTTCCATGCCTGCTTGGAAAATGGAATCTACACTATAAATCTAGACTTTGCTGAGATACGTTTCACCAATGATGACACCTATGACCGGCTTGGGAGGCGTTTGTTTGACATTTACATTCAG GAGAAATTAGTGGTTAAGGACTTCAACATCATGGATGAAGCGAAGGGAGCTCTAAAACCTGTAATAAAACCATTTACTGCCAATGTGACAAATCACTTTTTAACAATCAGGTTGCGTTGGTCCGGTAAAGGAACTACCAGGATTCCCACTAGAGGGGTTTATGGCCCTATCATATCGGCTATTTCCATAGTTTCAG ATTCTAAGCCGTGCGAACGTCCAAAAACTGGAATGAGCCTGGGAGCATATATTGCTATTGGAATTGGAGCCCCATGTCTTATTATCTTTATCGTTGGAATTCTGTGGTGGTGTGGCTGCCTCCCATGTGGTCAAAGGCGAAAAG ACCCCAATGAAGAAGAGTTGCCTTCTGGAACTTTTACATTAAGGCAAATCAAATTTGCTACAGATGACTTCAATCCAACTAACAAGATTGGAGAAGGTGGTTTCGGTCCAGTATTTAAG GGTGTGTTAGCAGATGGAAGAGTTGTAGCAGTTAAGCAACTCTCATCTAAATCGAGACAAGGGAACCGAGAATTTCTAAACGAGATTGGCGCAATATCTTGTCTTCAACATCCATATCTAGTCAAGCTTCATGGCTTCTGCGTCGAGCGGGCTCAGCTATTACTGGTGTATGAATACATGGAAAATAACAGTTTATCTCACGCGTTATtca GTCCAAAGCATGAACAGATTCCACTGGACTGGCCTACTAGGTATAAAATTTGCAGCGGGATTGCAAAGGGTCTCGCGTTTCTCCATGAGGAGTCACCGTTGAAGTTTGTACACAGAGACATCAAGGCCACAAATATTCTATTGGACAAGGATTTAACTCCCAAGATATCTGATTTCGGATTGGCTAGGCTTGACGAAGAGGAGAAAACACATGTCAGCACAAAAGTCGCTGGGACTAT AGGATATATGGCACCAGAATACGCACTGTGGGGTTACCTAAGTTTCAAAGCAGATGTCTATAGCTTTGGCGTTTTGGTTCTAGAGATCGTTGCTGGCATAACCAACAGTAATTTCATGGCGGCAGGAGATTCCGTCTGTCTCTTGGAATgg GCTAACGAGTGCCTAGAATCAGGGCACTTGATGCAAGTGGTGGATGAGAGATTGAGGCCGGAAGTAGACAAAAACGAAGCAGAAACAGTAATAAAAGTAGCTCTCGTGTGCACGAGCGCTTCTCCAACAGATCGTCCTATCATGTCAGAGGTCGTTGCGATGCTCGAAGGTCTCTATCCAGTGCCAGAGACAACACCAGGAACAAGTAGGAACTCAGGGGATGTAAGGTTTAAAGCATTTAAAGATTTAAGGAAAGAAATGGAGAACAGCAGTAAAACACAGCGTTCTGTTAAAAGTtatccgtcttcttcttcgacttcctCTGGGGCCGGACtagaaggaaacaaagaagagtCAAGGAGTTGA
- the LOC104757313 gene encoding seipin-2-like, which translates to MESESDSNPSTTTEEESDRFLDAPDEFYYDCLPIRSNSHRQHQSSLLRRRKSAHRRDLISSDSEPAPSSSSEVGGNVEEREELRNDVIESTDDLIDQSPGKKNDVDVINDKGNDMNVTDPVLNRVDPFHEESTVTTVSSDDDDDDNDGSAPQLREPSDSSEWSLLGFLAGLVIKAIEFQISLMTSLLTFPPWLLHYCFLIFLDPFSTVRFGRRFLMARVAVISDMLFGNMNPFRLSWLNDTKRMFSVAYKFGWGMFWAVYVGIVLLGLLVSSLMVGGYMINRIADEPFVVKETLNFDYTKNSPEAYVPITSCAGVDCVGSCKESNEMSKIRGLRAIPRHQKLDITLSMTLPESAYNKNLGMFQVRVDFLSADGQTISSIRRPCMLRFRSEPIRLVQTFFKVVPLVTGYVSEIQTLSLKLRGFVEKDIPTACLKIIIEQRAEFRPGAGIPELYDASLSVESGLPFFRKVIWKWRKTLFVWISMSLFITELLFTLVCCRPLIIPRTRPRNRPPSNPTTGSR; encoded by the exons ATGGAGTCCGAATCCGATTCAAACCCTAGCACCACCACTGAAGAAGAATCCGATCGATTCCTCGACGCGCCTGACGAGTTTTATTACGATTGCTTGCCGATCCGTTCCAATTCCCACCGTCAGCATCAATCGTCTCTTTTACGGCGGCGAAAGTCAGCACATCGCCGGGATTTAATCTCCTCCGACAGCGAACCGgcgccgtcttcttcttccgaagtcgGTGGCAATGTGGAAGAGAGGGAGGAGCTTCGTAACGACGTAATCGAATCAACCGATGACCTGATTGATCAATCTCCGGGAAAAAAGAACGACGTGGATGTAATTAATGATAAAGGGAACGATATGAATGTAACTGATCCGGTTCTAAACCGGGTTGACCCGTTTCACGAAGAATCCACGGTGACAACCGTCAgcagcgatgatgatgatgatgacaacgACGGATCAGCACCGCAGCTTCGTGAACCATCCGATTCATCAGAGTGGTCTCTTCTTGGATTTTTGGCTGGGCTAGTGATCAAAGCAATCGAGTTTCAAATCAGTTTGATGACAAGCTTACTCACATTTCCTCCATGGTTACTCCATTACTGCTTTCTCATCTTTCTCGATCCCTTTAGCACAGTTAGGTTTGGCAGACGCTTTTTAATGGCAAGAGTTGCAGTGATTAGTGATATGTTATTTGGGAATATGAATCCATTTAGGTTGAGTTGGTTAAATGATACTAAACGGATGTTTAGTGTTGCGTACAAGTTTGGTTGGGGTATGTTTTGGGCTGTTTATGTAGGTATTGTGCTTCTTGGCTTGTTGGTTTCGTCTCTTATGGTTGGTGGTTATATGATAAACCGTATAGCGGATGAACCATTTGTTGTCAAGGAGACTTTGAATTTCGATTACACCAAGAATAGTCCAGAAGCTTATGTGCCAATAACCTCGTGTGCTGGTGTTGATTGTGTGGGAAGTTGCAAGGAGAGTAATGAAATGTCGAAGATTAGAGGCTTGCGTGCTATACCTCGACACCAGAAGTTAGATATTACTCTTTCAATGACATTACCTGAGTCTGCATATAATAAAAATCTCGGCATGTTTCAG GTTCGGGTGGACTTCTTATCTGCGGATGGTCAAACGATATCTAGTATAAGGCGTCCCTGCATGTTAAGATTCAGAAGTGAGCCTATCCGTCTTGTGCAGACGTTTTTTAAAGTGGTTCCGTTAGTGACGGGATATGTCTCTGAGATCCAGACCTTGAGCTTGAAGTTGAGAGGCTTTGTAGAAAAGGACATTCCCACCGCTTGCTTAAAGATAATTATCGAACAACGTGCGGAGTTTCGACCGGGAGCAGGTATTCCAGAGTTGTATGATGCATCCCTGTCGGTTGAATCCGGTCTTCCCTTCTTCAGAAAAGTTATATGGAAATGGCGGAAAACTTTGTTCGTCTGGATCAGCATGAGTTTGTTTATCACAGAATTGCTTTTCACGTTGGTTTGTTGCAGACCTCTGATCATACCAAGAACACGACCTAGAAACAGACCACCTTCAAACCCAACGACTGGAAGTAGATGA
- the LOC104757314 gene encoding carboxy-terminal domain RNA polymerase II polypeptide A small phosphatase 1-like, whose protein sequence is MTCHGFLMKPKPKSFGRHKHGRRNHHHQHHQSRCSAAAVAAAGSIFRSLNTSIFTFHNRLLRCVSRFFRLATTSSATPSHRATVKQGYKKLQKPEYQPHLRKRNDKKRTVVLDLDETLVHSTMEPPTRVNADFMVRIKMEGEVIPMFVVKRPGVTEFLERISKNYRVAIFTAGLPEYASQILDKLDKNRVISQRLYRDSCTEMNGRYAKDLSLVIKTDLGSVLLVDDNPFSYSLQPDNGVPIIPFVDDMEDQELMKLAEFFDRCYQYEDLRDAATEFLSKKLI, encoded by the coding sequence ATGACGTGCCATGGATTTCTGATGAAACCGAAACCGAAATCATTTGGGCGTCATAAACATGGAAGGAGAAACCAccatcatcagcatcatcaatCTAGATGTTCGGCTGCGGCCGTTGCAGCAGCTGGCTCCATCTTCAGGTCCCTCAACACGTCTATCTTCACATTCCATAACCGCCTCTTGCGTTGCGTGTCTAGGTTTTTCCGTCTAGCCACCACATCAAGTGCAACTCCTAGCCATCGAGCCACCGTGAAACAAGGCTACAAAAAGCTCCAGAAACCCGAGTATCAGCCTCATCTGAGAAAACGTAATGACAAGAAAAGGACGGTCGTTCTTGATCTTGATGAGACATTGGTGCACTCAACAATGGAACCACCAACCAGGGTTAATGCCGATTTCATGGTGAGGATAAAGATGGAAGGAGAGGTTATACCGATGTTTGTGGTGAAACGACCAGGAGTTACAGAGTTTCTTGAAAGGATCAGTAAGAACTACCGAGTGGCAATTTTCACAGCCGGGTTACCAGAATATGCTTCACAGATTCTGGACAAACTTGACAAGAACCGTGTGATCTCACAGAGGCTATATCGAGATTCATGCACAGAAATGAATGGAAGATATGCCAAAGACTTATCTCTGGTGATCAAAACCGACCTCGGGAGTGTTTTGCTAGTTGACGATAACCCTTTCTCCTACTCGTTGCAGCCGGACAATGGAGTTCCCATTATACCTTTTGTGGATGACATGGAAGATCAAGAACTGATGAAGCTTGCTGAATTCTTTGATAGATGTTATCAGTACGAAGATCTGAGGGATGCAGCTACAGAGTTTCTATCTAAGAAGCTGATTTGA
- the LOC104757315 gene encoding probable C-terminal domain small phosphatase, translating into MSILKFHCRLLRCFTKCFKVTTVSYPATKHGYTNLDEEPLTEHTNMKRTIILDLDETLVHSTTQLPGVKYDFMVIVKMEMEIMPIFVVKRPGVTEFLDRLGENYKVAVFTAGLEDYASQVLDEIDKNHVISQRLYRDSCTELNGKYAKDLSLVVGEDLRSALIVDDNPSSYSLQPENGVPIKAFVDDLKDQELLKLVEFLECCDSYEDMRDAVKDLLAN; encoded by the coding sequence ATGTCCATCTTGAAGTTTCATTGTCGTCTTCTGCGTTGTTTTACCAAATGCTTTAAGGTCACGACCGTCAGCTATCCAGCCACAAAACATGGCTACACAAATCTTGATGAGGAACCTCTGACAGAACATACCAACATGAAAAGGACAATCATCCTCGATCTTGATGAAACATTGGTTCACTCAACAACACAACTTCCGGGAGTCAAATATGATTTCATGGTGATAGTGAAAATGGAAATGGAGATAATGCCCATCTTTGTGGTGAAACGTCCCGGTGTGACTGAATTCTTGGATAGACTTGGTGAAAATTACAAAGTAGCGGTTTTCACAGCCGGTCTAGAAGATTATGCTTCACAGGTTTTGGATGAGATAGACAAGAACCATGTGATCTCACAGAGGCTATATCGAGACTCATGCACGGAACTGAACGGGAAATATGCAAAGGACTTATCTTTGGTAGTGGGGGAAGACCTCAGAAGTGCTTTGATTGTGGATGACAATCCATCTTCTTACTCATTGCAGCCAGAGAATGGAGTGCCCATAAAGGCTTTTGTGGATGACCTAAAAGATCAAGAACTGCTGAAACTTGTGGAGTTCCTCGAATGCTGTGACTCATATGAGGATATGAGGGATGCAGTCAAGGATTTGCTGGCGAACTAG
- the LOC104757311 gene encoding probable LRR receptor-like serine/threonine-protein kinase At1g29720, with the protein SLSEAYKLMIMSQSRHFSSQLFFLALIYLVCRISASPSLHPDEVEALKDIALTLGVKHLNLSEDPCLTKTLVITQEVLKEGQNSTIKCDCGFNNNNTCHITHFVLKTFSLPGRLPPEFFKLRYLEFIDLCRNYLYGSIPMEWASLPYLKSISVCANRLSGDIPKGLGNFTNLTLLVLEANQFSGTIPKELGNLVNLEGLALSSNQLVGGVPKTLARLRNLTNLRFSDNRLNGSIPEFIGNLSKLQRLELYASGLTEPIPVSIFRLENLIDLRISDTTAGLGQVPLITSKSLKFLILRNINLTGSIPASFWDLPNLMTLDLSFNRLTGEIPPDASAPKYTYLAGNMFSGKVESGSFLTASTNIDLSYNNFTWSPTCKERKNVNTYESSRSRNSLTRLLPCSAINQCQNYSRSLHINCGGPDVTIENSRGKFLYEGDNYGLTSSAMSYHGKYWGFSNTGDFMDDAITEDTYSVSSEAAVSAKYPELYKSARRSPLSLAYFAFCLENGSYNVKLHFAEIQFSDEEPFARLAKRFFNIYVQGKLIWEDFSIREEANGTHKEVIREVNTTVTDNTLEIRLYWAGKGTTIIPKRGNYGSLISAISVCPSSESECGVPVQIQPVAKQHKPRKYPLILGIAALILSLAFLILGTLYWRICVSNGDAGKRGSFNLRQLKVATDNFNPLNKIGEGGFGSVYKGRLPNGTLIAVKKLSSKSCQGNREFINEIGIITCLQHPNLVKLYGCCVDKNQLLLVYEYMENNCLADALFGRSSLKLDWQTRHKICLGIAKGLAFLHEDSAVKIIHRDIKGTNVLLDKDLNSKISDFGLARLHEDDQSHITTRVAGTIGYMAPEYAMRGHLTEKADVYSFGVVAMEIISGKSNANYTPDNECCVGLLDWAFVLQKKGAFSEILDPKLEGVFDVMEAERMIKVSLLCSSKSPTLRPSMSEVVKMLEGETAIEQSISDPGDELRFKRSSSEIGTSDYLVSITSSCESAYDLYPLSAESIVFSRP; encoded by the exons TCCTTGTCTGAAGCTTACAAACTTATGATCATGTCGCAAAGCCGTCATTTTAGCTCTCAACTATTTTTTCTCGCTCTTATCTACTTGGTCTGTAGAATATctgcttctccttctcttcatcCAGATGAAG TGGAAGCACTTAAGGATATAGCATTGACACTTGGTGTGAAACATTTGAACCTAAGTGAAGATCCATGTCTCACAAAGACTCTAGTAATAACTCAAGAAGTTCTCAAGGAAGGACAAAACAGCACAATCAAATGTGACTGTggtttcaacaacaacaacacttgtCATATCACACACTT TGTCCTTAAAACATTCAGTCTTCCTGGTAGACTTCCACCAGAATTTTTCAAGCTTCGGTATCTTGAATTTAT TGACTTGTGCCGTAATTATCTTTACGGCTCAATTCCTATGGAATGGGCCTCACTGCCTTACCTAAAATCTAT CTCTGTTTGCGCAAATCGGTTATCAGGAGATATTCCTAAAGGATTGGGAAATTTCACTAACCTCACTCTCTT AGTTCTTGAAGCCAATCAATTCTCTGGAACTATCCCTAAGGAACTAGGGAATCTAGTTAACCTAGAAGGCTT AGCACTCTCATCTAACCAATTAGTTGGAGGCGTACCCAAGACATTAGCAAGACTAAGAAATCTGACTAATCT CCGATTTAGTGATAATCGCCTTAACGGATCCATCCCTGAGTTTATAGGGAACTTATCAAAACTTCAAAGATT AGAACTTTACGCAAGCGGCTTAACCGAACCTATTCCAGTGTCCATTTTCCGTCTAGAGAATTTGATTGACCT GAGGATCAGCGACACAACTGCAGGATTGGGACAAGTTCCTCTTATAACTAGCAAGAGCCTGAAATTTTT GATTCTAAGAAACATAAACTTAACAGGATCAATCCCAGCCAGTTTCTGGGATCTTCCCAATCTCATGACTCT CGATCTTTCTTTTAATAGACTGACAGGAGAAATACCACCAGATGCATCCGCGCCAAAATATAC ATATTTGGCTGGGAATATGTTTTCAGGAAAAGTTGAATCAGGTTCTTTCCTTACTGCAAGCACTAATAT TGATCTTTCTTATAATAACTTCACATGGTCTCCAACCTGCAAAGAGAGGAA GAATGTAAACACATATGAGAGCTCACGTTCAAGAAACAGTTT AACCAGACTTCTTCCATGTTCAGCCATAAACCAATGCCAAAATT ATAGTAGATCGCTGCATATAAACTGCGGGGGACCTGATGTAACTATCGAAAACTCCCGAGGAAAGTTTCTATATGAGGGTGATAACTATGGACTTACCAGTTCAGCTATGAGCTATCATGGGAAATATTGGGGATTCAGCAATACTGGTGACTTTATGGATGATGCAATAACAGAAGATACATACTCAGTTTCATCAGAGGCTGCAGTCTCAGCAAAATATCCTGAGCTTTACAAGAGTGCTCGGCGTTCTCCTCTGAGTTTGGCTTACTTTGcgttttgtttagaaaatggAAGCTACAATGTGAAACTCCATTTTGCTGAGATTCAGTTCTCAGATGAGGAACCATTCGCTAGACTAGCAAAACGGTTTTTTAACATTTATGTTCAG GGGAAGTTGATTTGGGAGGATTTCAGCATCAGGGAAGAGGCTAATGGAACTCACAAGGAAGTTATAAGAGAAGTGAACACGACTGTGACTGATAACACTTTAGAGATACGGTTGTACTGGGCGGGGAAAGGCACAACGATCATTCCCAAAAGAGGCAACTATGGCTCTCTTATCTCTGCAATCTCAGTCTGTCCCA GTTCTGAATCTGAATGTGGTG TTCCGGTGCAAATTCAACCAGTCgcaaaacaacacaaaccaagaaaatatcCTCTCATTCTCGGCATAGCAGCCTTAATACTCTCTCTTGCTTTCTTGATATTGGGAACGCTTTATTGGAGAATATGCGTTAGCAATGGAGATGCAGGAAAAAGAG GTTCCTTCAATCTGAGGCAACTAAAAGTTGCCACTGACAATTTTAATCCCTTAAACAAGATTGGAGAAGGGGGCTTTGGATCTGTTTATAAG GGGCGATTACCGAATGGTACATTGATTGCGGTAAAGAAGCTATCTTCCAAATCATGTCAAGGCAACAGAGAGTTTATAAACGAGATCGGTATAATCACTTGCCTACAGCATCCGAACCTTGTAAAGCTTTATGGATGTTGTGTTGACAAAAACCAGCTCCTTCTTGTCTATGAGTACATGGAGAACAATTGTCTTGCAGATGCATTGTTTG GAAGAAGCAGTCTGAAACTAGACTGGCAAACAAGACACAAAATATGCTTGGGAATAGCGAAAGGGCTTGCGTTTCTTCACGAAGATTCAGCGGTTAAGATCATTCACAGAGACATCAAAGGGACAAATGTACTGCTAGACAAGGACCTGAACTCAAAGATATCAGATTTCGGGTTGGCCAGGCTCCATGAAGACGATCAGAGTCACATTACCACCAGAGTTGCAGGAACAAT AGGATATATGGCTCCTGAATATGCAATGAGAGGTCACCTAACAGAGAAGGCAGACGTTTACAGCTTCGGTGTGGTAGCAATGGAGATCATTAGCGGAAAAAGCAACGCAAATTACACTCCGGATAACGAATGTTGCGTTGGCCTTCTCGATTGG GCGTTTGTACTACAAAAGAAAGGAGCTTTCTCGGAGATTCTTGATCCCAAGCTTGAAGGAGTGTTCGATGTGATGGAGGCAGAGAGAATGATAAAGGTTTCACTTTTATGCTCCAGCAAGTCTCCAACATTAAGGCCAAGCATGTCGGAAGTTGTAAAGATGCTTGAAGGAGAGACTGCGATAGAACAGAGCATCTCAGACCCCGGAGATGAACTGAGGTTTAAGAGATCGTCGTCGGAGATAGGGACTTCAGATTACCTCGTGTCGATAACTTCGTCCTGTGAATCTGCTTACGATTTGTACCCTCTTAGTGCGGAATCCATTGTTTTCTCTAGACCATAG
- the LOC104757316 gene encoding uncharacterized protein LOC104757316: protein MAGFTMSLNLILLVAMVATNILSLYHLSSTTNFFQSTVKSTQSSVPTVPDHLLRQLHTIRAAINHLTTHQPDKSTSTATSRSSSSSSSSAPKELLIYSKLSPIASSCHNYPDLLHEYMNYTPFSLCPSDTDLVTDLVEKLILRGCHPLPRRRCFSRTPRSPSDSKPESNVIWSYYSCKTFDCLVTKFPNLGFDLSLEKSKSQFSVYKSELDLPISQLLQIAKSANSVLRLGIDVGGGTGSFAAAMKARNVTVLTTTMNFNAPYSEAVAMRGLVPLHVPLQQRLPVFDGVVDLVRCGRAVNRWIPVTVMEFFFFDLDRILRGGGYLWLDRFFSKKVDLENVYAPMIGKLGYKKVKWAVANKADSKHGEVFLTALLQKPVAR, encoded by the coding sequence ATGGCGGGATTCACCATGAGCTTGAACTTGATTCTACTAGTAGCAATGGTAGCTACAAACATCCTCTCACTCTACCATCTCTCCTCCACCACTAACTTCTTCCAATCCACCGTCAAATCCACGCAATCCTCTGTTCCCACTGTCCCCGACCACCTCCTCCGTCAGCTCCACACTATCCGCGCCGCCATTAACCACCTCACTACTCACCAACCTGACAAATCAACCTCAACAGCAACCTCAcgctcctcctcttcctcatcctcatccgCACCTAAAGAGCTTCTCATCTATTCAAAACTCTCACCTATAGCTTCTTCTTGCCATAACTACCCTGACCTTCTCCACGAGTACATGAACTACactcctttctctctctgtccTTCCGACACCGATCTCGTNACCGATCTCGTCGAGAAACTCATCCTCCGCGGCTGCCACCCGCTTCCTCGCCGTCGCTGCTTCTCGCGAACGCCGCGGAGCCCGTCAGATTCGAAGCCTGAATCTAATGTCATCTGGTCTTACTACTCTTGCAAGACCTTCGATTGCTTGGTTACTAAATTCCCAAATCTAGGGTTCGATCTCTCTTtagagaaatccaaatctcagtTCTCCGTTTACAAATCCGAGCTCGATTTACCGAtctcgcagcttctccagaTCGCTAAATCGGCCAATTCTGTTCTCCGCCTCGGGATCGATGTCGGCGGTGGGACTGGCTCTTTCGCCGCGGCGATGAAGGCTCGTAACGTTACGGTTCTGACCACGACGATGAACTTCAACGCGCCGTATAGTGAGGCGGTGGCGATGAGAGGGCTTGTGCCGCTTCACGTGCCGCTTCAGCAGAGGCTCCCCGTGTTTGATGGTGTTGTGGATTTGGTTAGGTGTGGGAGAGCGGTTAACCGGTGGATTCCGGTTACGGTTATggagtttttcttctttgatttggatCGGATACTTCGTGGCGGTGGTTATCTTTGGTTGGATCGGTTCTTTAGTAAAAAAGTTGATCTTGAAAATGTTTATGCGCCTATGATTGGGAAGTTGGGTTATAAGAAGGTGAAATGGGCGGTGGCGAATAAAGCGGATTCGAAACATGGTGAAGTGTTCTTGACGGCTCTGCTTCAGAAACCTGTTGCAAGATGA